A segment of the Fusobacterium sp. SYSU M8D902 genome:
ATAAAACCAATAGATAAAGAGTTAGTAAAAAAATATTCGAAATTAACAAAGGGAATTGTAACAGCAGAAAATCACAATATTATTGGTGGATTGGGAAGTGCTGTTGCTGAAGTAATCGTTGAAAATACTTTGGTCCCAATGAGAAGAGTAGGAGTAGAGGATAGATTTGGTCAAGTTGGAACTTTAGATTATTTACAAAAAGAGTATAAACTTACAGCAGAAGAGATTGTAAATAAGGTAAAAGAATTATTGTAAAAGGAGCGAGAAGAGAGTTATGAAAATATTTATAGATACAGCTAATTTAGAAGAGATAAGAGAAGCAGAAAGTTATGGAATTATAGCTGGAGTTACCACTAATCCATCATTGATAGCTAGAGAAAATGGAGATTTTGAAAAAATAATTTCTGAAATAACTAAAATTGTAGAAGGTCCAATAAGTGCAGAAGTTTTGTCTTTAGAAGCAGATAAAATGGTAGAAGAGGGAAAAAAACTAGCAAGTATTCATAAAAATATTGTTATAAAATTACCAACTACTTTTGAGGGATTAAAAGCTTGTAAAAGACTTAAAGAGTTAGGAATAAAGACAAATTTAACATTGATTTTTACTTTAAATCAAGCTTTATTGGCAGCAAGAGCAGGAGCTACTTATGTAAGTCCATTTGTAGGAAGATTAGAAGATACAGGAGTAGATGGAATAGAGTTAGTTAAATCAATAAGAGAAACTTTTGATAAGCATGGTATTGAAAGTGAAATTATAGGTGCTAGTATTAGAAATATTTATCAAGTTGAAGAATTAGCAAAAGTAGGTGCTCATATAGGTACTTTGCCTTTTAAAGTTATTCAAGGAATGATAAAACACCAATTAACTGATGCAGGAATAGAGAGATTTTTAAATGATTGGAAAAATGTAAAAAATTCATAGTAAATAAAAAGGAGAAGATTTTTGGGTCTTCTCCTTTTTATATGAGAGTTAATAATAGTATATTTACTTAGAAAGAATATTTAAAACTTCCTCTATATTTTTACTTCCAAAATAAACCTTATCTTCTATAACAAGGGCAGGAACACTCATAATGTCATATTTATTTTTAAACTCTTTAAAGTTAAAAACATCAATGACTTCAACTTGAATGTTACTGTTTTCAATTGCTATTCTTTGAGCTGATTGAACAGTGTCTGGGCATTTAGTACAATTTAGTGAGATACCGATTTTAATATCAGTAGGAGTTTTAATATTGAATATCTTATTTAAAACCTCTTCTGATAGAGTTTGACCTGGACCAGCAACATTGTACATAGCTAGAATAAATGAATTTAATTCATGTCCACCAGGAATAGTAGAGTATTTAATTCCAGAGAAAGCACCTTCAGAATCTAAGATAGCTACAGTAGGTGTGTTTTTCAAAAATATTTTCTCTTCTAAAGCAGGATTTTCTCCTAAATTATATGAAGAAAACTTAATTTTTTCTGAAACAGAAGATATCTCTTTAATTGAATTTTCTAAATCCATTGAAAATTGATCGTTATTTTTTATAATAACTAACTCTATTGATTTTTCAAATCTTTTAGCAATTTCTGAAAGTTGAGCTTTAAGATTTGAATCTAAAAATTCAGAAGTTTTTTCCTCTACAGTAGAGACTTTATCTGCCTCGCAAACCTCTTTTTCTACTCCTAATTTTTCTTTGATTTCAATTACATATTTTTCACTATTAAAAGATGCTTCAGCACCATCTGAAACAGCAGTTACTAATTGTCTTAATTTTTTAGGTCTAATATCTCCAGCAGCAAAAACTCCAGGAACATTTGTCATAAGGTTTTCATCTGTTGGAATAAATCCAAAATTATCAATAGTTATATGATCTTTGAATAATTGACTTTGAGGAGCGTATCCAACAAAAATAAAGATACCAAAACTCTCTCCATTAGCAGCTTCAAATTCAGTAACTTCCTTAGTAACATTATTTATAAACTTAGCTTTTCTCAACTGAATATCACCAGTAGCTTCTAAAATTTCAGTGTTAAATCTAACTTCTATTTTAGGGTGTGCTAATACTTTTTCAGCTATTGATTTTGCACAAGTAAACTCTGGTTCTCTAGCTATAACTATAACTTTTCTAGCAAACTTAGTTAGAAATATAGCTTCTTCAGCAGCAGCAAATCCAGCACCAATAACAAAAACATCCATATCAGTAAAGAATTCACCATCACAAGTAGCACAGAAAGCTACTCCTCTTCCCTCATACTCCTTCTCTCCAGGGAATCCAAGCTTTCTTGGAGAAGCTCCAGTAGCTATAATTACAGAGTAAGTTTGATAAGATCCATTCTTTGTATTTATTGTTTTTATGTCACCAGATAAATTCATATCTACAACTTCATCTTGAGCAAAAGAAACATCAAAGTTAATAGCTTGTTGTTTTAATGTTTCTCCATATTTACTTCCACTTGTCTCAATAATACCTGGATAGTTAACAATCTCATTAGTAACTGTTATCTGACCTCCAGGAATATTTTTTTCTATAATTAGTGTGTCGAGCTTAGCTCTACCACTATATAGACCTGCTGTTAATCCAGCAGGTCCACCTCCAATGATAATAGTATCATATATTTTACTCATAATATCACTTCCAAATGATTAAAGTTTACCTACCAAGTCGATAGATGGTTTTATAGTGTCACTACCAGGTTGCCATTTAGCTGGACAAACCTCTCCGTGCTCAGCTACAAATTTAGCAGCTTGTAATTTTCTTAATAACTCACTAGCTTCTCTACCAATTCCTAAATCATGTACCTCATAAGCTACAATCTTTCCTTCTGGATTGATAACAAAACTTCCTCTTAGTGCTAAACCTTCCTCTTCAATGAAAACTTCAAATTCCTTAGAAATTCTACCTGTAGGATCAGCAACCATAGGGAATTGAATTTTTTTAATTCTATCTGATGTGTCGTGCCAAGCTTTGTGAACAAAGTGAGTATCAGTAGAAACTGAGTATACCTCACAACCTTCAGCTTTAAATTTCTCATAATGCTCAGCTAAATCCTCTAATTCAGTAGGACATACAAAAGTAAAATCTGCAGGGTAGAAAACTACAACTGACCATTTTCCTAAAAGATTTTCATTTTTTATCTCAATAAACTCACCATTATGGTAAGCAGTTCCTCTAAATTCATTAACTTGTTTTCCAATTAAAGACATAATAATTACCTCCTATTTAATTTACGAATATTTGTATCATTTTATATTTTGATTATAAAATATATTTTACAAAAAGTCAACTAAAATAATCAAGAATATAAAAAATATTCAATCTCTCTTTTTAAAAGCTTATATTTATGCTATAATTAAAAGATAGAGACTTTAAGATTGAAGGGAGAGAAAATGGACAAAGAGATAAAAAAGTATAGAAGATATGGTTTTATACTTTATATCATACTTCAAGTTATAAGAAAAACATTAAAAATTAAAATTATAAAAAATGATAAGATAGATGAAGTCAACGAGAGTTATATATTTGCTTTTTGGCATAATAAATTAGTAGCTTCAACACTGTGTCTAGATTATATAGAAAAAAGAGCAGTTTTAGCAAGTCCATCGAAAGATGGAGAGCTAATCTCTGTACCACTTGAAAAATTAGGATTCCATATGGTAAGAGGTTCATCAGATAAGAATTCTACTTCAAGTTTAATTTCACTTATAAAGTTAATGAAAAAAGGTTATTCAATAGGGACTCCAGTAGATGGACCTAAAGGACCTATATATGAAGTTAAACAAGGAATGGTATATTTGGCACAAAAAGGTAAAAAATACATTATTCCAACAGGAACAGCATATAAAAGTAAATGGGAGTTTAAAAAAGCTTGGGATAAATTTCAATTTCCAAAACCTTTTACAACTATGGTATATCTTATGGGAGAGCCCATTGAAGTTCCAGCAGATGCAAATATAGAGGAGTATTGTTTAAAAATAAAAGAGGAATTGAATAGGTTAGATAAAGAAGCAGAAAAATATATTTAATTATAGAAGATAGGAGAGGAGTAATATAGTGAGTAAAAATTTTTATGTAACAACACCAATATACTATGTAAATGGAGATCCACACGTAGGAAGTGCTTACACTACAATTGCTGCAGATGTAATAGCGAGATATAAAAGAACAATGGGTTATGATGCTTATTTTTTAACTGGAACAGATGAGCATGGACAAAAAGTTGAGGAAACAGCAAAACTAAAAGGATATACACCTCAACAGTGGACTGATATAATGGCTCCAAGATTTAAAGAGATGTGGGCAAAGTTAGGAATAGAGTATTCAGATTTCATAAGAACTACTGAACCTAGACATAAAGAGGCAGTAAAAAAGATATTAAAAAAAGTATATGAAAAAGGAGATATTTATAAAGGAGAGTATTCAGGAAAATATTGTGTTTCTTGTGAGACATTTGTACCTGAAAATCAAATTGTAAATGGAAACCATTGTCCAGATTGTGGGAAAGAGTTAAGAATAGTAAAAGAGGAATCATATTTCTTTAAGATGTCAAAATATCAAGATGCATTATTAGAGCATATTGAAAAACATCCAGATTTTATATTACCTCGTTCAAGAAAAAATGAAGTAGTGTCATTTATAAAACAGGGATTACAAGATCTATCAATTTCTAGAAATACATTTGAGTGGGGAATTCCTATTGAGTTTGCTCCAGGACACATAACATATGTGTGGTTTGATGCTTTAACTAACTATTTGACAGCAGTAGGGTATGAGAACAACCCAGAGATGTTTGATAAATATTGGAATAATGCTGAAGTTATGCATTTATTAGGAAAGGATATAGTTAGATTCCATGCTATAATTTGGCCTTGTATGCTACTTTCAGCTGGAGAGAAATTACCAGATAAAGTAGTAGCTCATGGTTGGTGGACATCAGAGGGAGAAAAGATGTCGAAATCTAAAGGTAATGTAGTGGATCCGATTTCAGAAGTAGAAAAATATGGAGTAGATGCATTTAGATATTGTTTAATGAGAGAGGTACAATTTGGAAATGATGGAGATTATTCAACTAAATCAGTGGTTACAAGAATAAACTCTGATCTTGCAAATGATTTAGGAAATCTTTTAAATAGAACTCTAGGAATGTATAAAAAATACTTTGGTGGAGTAATTGTTTCTGGAAGTACAAGAGATATATATGATGATGAAATAGAAAATCTATGGAAGGAAGTTGTAAAAGAGGTAGATGAGCAGATGAATATTGCACAGTACTCAAAAGCTTTAGAGAGTATCTGGAAATTTATCTCAAGATTGAATAAATACATTGATGAGACAGCTCCTTGGGTTTTAGCAAAAGATGAGGCTAAGAGAGATAGACTTGCAGTTGTTATGAATCATTTGATAGATGGACTATACAAATCAGCTGTAATGGTATATCCATATATGCCTACATCAGCACAAAAAATATGGAATCAATTGGGAGAAGAGAGAGATATTCATACAGCAAAAGTTGAAGAGATAATGGGATGGAATCTATTGAAAGAGGGACATAAATTGGGAGAGGCAGAACCAATATTCCCAAGATTAGATCTAGAGGAGATAGAGGCACCTAAAAAAGATCCTATGCAAGTAAATGAAGATCTAGAGGTAGAAAATCCAATAGATATAACAGATTTTGATAAGGTGAATATTCAGGTTGTAGAGATTTTAGAAGCTGGAAAGGTAAAGGGAGCAGATAAACTTTTAAAATTTAAAGTAAGTGTAGGAGATCATGTAAGACAGATTTTATCAGGAATAGCTAAATATTATCCAGAACCTGAAAAATTAGTAGGAAAGAAAGTTTTAGCAGTTACAAACTTAAAACCTAGAAAGATGAGAGGAGAGATCTCTCAAGGAATGTTATTAAGTACAGAGGATAAAAATGGATTAAGATTAATCGAGATAAACTCTGATGTAGTTAATGGATCAAAAGCAAAATAGGGATAAAGGAGCAGATAGTATGAGAAAGGTAACTAAGGCAGTAATACCAGCAGCTGGATTGGGAACAAGAGTTTTGCCAGCAACAAAAGCACAACCAAAAGAGATGCTTGTTATTGTTGATAAACCATCTCTTCAATATATAGTAGAAGAATTAGTTGAGTCAGGAATAAAAGATATTATAATAGTGACAGGAAGAAATAAAAATTCTATTGAAGATCATTTCGATTTTTCATATGAATTGGAGAATACTCTTGAAAAAGATGGAAAAGATGCACTTTTGGAAAAAGTTGAGAAAATTTCATCAATGGCAAATATCTGTTATGTTAGACAAAACCACCCAAAAGGATTGGGACATGCTATTTTAAAAGCTAAACCTTTTGTAGGAGATGAACCTTTTGTAATAGCTCTTGGAGATGATATTGTGTACAATCCAAATACTCCAGTAGCAAAACAATTGATGGATACATATGAAAAGTATGGAGCTAGTATAGTAGGGTGTCAAGAGGTAAAGTCAGAAGATGTATCAAAGTATGGAATAGTAAAACCAACTAAAAATCTAGATGAAAAAACTGTTGAAATGGATGACTTTATAGAGAAACCTAGTATTGAAGAAGCTCCTTCAAAATTAGCTTGTTTGGGAAGATATTTGTTAACACCAAAAATATTTGAGTATCTGGAGAAGGAGAAGCCAGGAAAAGGTGGAGAGATACAGTTAACAGATGCAATTTTAGATATGCTAAAAGATGGAGAAAGAGTAATAGCTTATGAGTTTGAAGGAAAAAGATACGATATTGGAAATAAATTTGGACTTTTAAAAGCAAATATAGAGTTTGGATTAAGAAATGAAGAGACAAGAGAAGAGTTACTTGCATATTTAAAAAATGATCTAGAGCTAGATAGATAATATAAAACACCTTGGTAGTTACATAAGATAGCTATCAAGGTGTTTTTGCTATTTTATTTTCTTGTATAGGTAGAGAGGTCTACCAATATTACCGTAATTGACAAAGCTACTTATATATTTTGTATCCACAAGATAATCTAAGTATTTTTTTATGGTAACATTACTAATCTCAGTTACTTCACAAATATCTTTTATCCCAAACTCCTCATAGGAAAATTTATCAATTATCTCTGTAACAGTTTCCAATGTCTTATGATTTAATCCTTTAGGAAGTACAGATCTAGGAGTTGATTTGATGTTTATCACTTGGATATTATCAATAGCCTCTTGTCTAATTTTGGCTCTATTGAGTATTTCATCACGAGCAAATATCTTATCAACACTAATTTTCAAACGATCAAAGTCGAAAGGTTTTATTAGATAATCTATACATCCCAATGAAAAAGCTTTTTTAATTTCACTACTTCCATTGGCAGAGGTAATCATTATGACGTCAGTTGAATATCCAAGAGTTCTGATTTTTTTCAAAATTTCTATGCCATTTTCATCACCTAAAAAAACATCTAAAATGATGAGATCAACAGTATTTTCGTTTAAAAATTTTAAAGTTTCATATTCAGTATAAGTTCTACCGATAATATTTAAATTTGGAAAAGTAGAGAGATACTCTTCATTGATCATAGCAACCATAGCATCATCTTCAACAATTAGGACATTCTTCATATTTCACCTCAATTATAAAACTTTTATATAATTTATTTTGCTCTATCTTTATATTACCATTATAAAGCTTTGTTTTTTCTTGAATAAGATAGAGACCCACACCTCTATTGTTTCCTTTGGTGGAGAAACCATAATCAAATATTTTATCAAGAGTATTCTCAGAGATCGGCTTTCCACTATCCTTTACTTCAATAGAGAAAGAGTTTTTATTTTGGAAAATTTTAACCTCTATAAATTTTTTTGCAACATTGTAATCGATAAAGGATTCAATAGAGTTCTCAATAAGATTACCAATGATAGTACTCAGGTCCTCGACAAAAAAGTTTTTAGCTTCAAAATCAAAATGTGATTCAGGATCAAAAATAAACTCTATCTTTCTCTCTTTACAGATAGCTTCTTTACCCAAGAGAATTGCTTTTAAAAATGGGTTTTTAATCTGATTATATTTTTTAAAATCATATTCATTTAACTCTTGAGCTTCTAAAATATATTTTTTAGCTAAATCTAGTTTGTTAATATTTATTAAACCTAAAATTACATGTAATCTATTTTTAAATTCATGTATATTAGCTCTGATACCTTCAACCAATTGATCAATACCTGAGATCTCTTTGATATAGGAATCCACATCATCACGAGTTTTTAAGAGTAAAATATTTCCAAAATACTTTTCATTATAACATATTGGAAGGATTTTTATATGATATATGTTATTATCAATTGCAATTTCCGTTCTAATAATGTTGTTTCCACCTAAAAATTTAATGGTGTGTTCCAATACTTTTTCAGGAGTGAGAGAGGAGAATTTTTTAAGAAATACCTCATTGACACTCACTATTTCATTGTTATCATCAAGAGCAATCAAACCGGACTCAAGATTATTTATAATCAATTTTTCTTTAATATGTAGTTGACTGATCTCATCTGGTTCCAATCCAAAAAGTGATTTGTTGACACCACCAGCAAAAAATATTGAGAGTATAAAAGCCACAGAGAGTGCTAATAGAAATAGTGAGATAAAAATAGTGACAGTTGAGCTGTTCATTGTCTTTATTATGGAG
Coding sequences within it:
- the fsa gene encoding fructose-6-phosphate aldolase codes for the protein MKIFIDTANLEEIREAESYGIIAGVTTNPSLIARENGDFEKIISEITKIVEGPISAEVLSLEADKMVEEGKKLASIHKNIVIKLPTTFEGLKACKRLKELGIKTNLTLIFTLNQALLAARAGATYVSPFVGRLEDTGVDGIELVKSIRETFDKHGIESEIIGASIRNIYQVEELAKVGAHIGTLPFKVIQGMIKHQLTDAGIERFLNDWKNVKNS
- a CDS encoding FAD-dependent oxidoreductase, with amino-acid sequence MSKIYDTIIIGGGPAGLTAGLYSGRAKLDTLIIEKNIPGGQITVTNEIVNYPGIIETSGSKYGETLKQQAINFDVSFAQDEVVDMNLSGDIKTINTKNGSYQTYSVIIATGASPRKLGFPGEKEYEGRGVAFCATCDGEFFTDMDVFVIGAGFAAAEEAIFLTKFARKVIVIAREPEFTCAKSIAEKVLAHPKIEVRFNTEILEATGDIQLRKAKFINNVTKEVTEFEAANGESFGIFIFVGYAPQSQLFKDHITIDNFGFIPTDENLMTNVPGVFAAGDIRPKKLRQLVTAVSDGAEASFNSEKYVIEIKEKLGVEKEVCEADKVSTVEEKTSEFLDSNLKAQLSEIAKRFEKSIELVIIKNNDQFSMDLENSIKEISSVSEKIKFSSYNLGENPALEEKIFLKNTPTVAILDSEGAFSGIKYSTIPGGHELNSFILAMYNVAGPGQTLSEEVLNKIFNIKTPTDIKIGISLNCTKCPDTVQSAQRIAIENSNIQVEVIDVFNFKEFKNKYDIMSVPALVIEDKVYFGSKNIEEVLNILSK
- the ahpC gene encoding alkyl hydroperoxide reductase subunit C; this translates as MSLIGKQVNEFRGTAYHNGEFIEIKNENLLGKWSVVVFYPADFTFVCPTELEDLAEHYEKFKAEGCEVYSVSTDTHFVHKAWHDTSDRIKKIQFPMVADPTGRISKEFEVFIEEEGLALRGSFVINPEGKIVAYEVHDLGIGREASELLRKLQAAKFVAEHGEVCPAKWQPGSDTIKPSIDLVGKL
- a CDS encoding lysophospholipid acyltransferase family protein codes for the protein MDKEIKKYRRYGFILYIILQVIRKTLKIKIIKNDKIDEVNESYIFAFWHNKLVASTLCLDYIEKRAVLASPSKDGELISVPLEKLGFHMVRGSSDKNSTSSLISLIKLMKKGYSIGTPVDGPKGPIYEVKQGMVYLAQKGKKYIIPTGTAYKSKWEFKKAWDKFQFPKPFTTMVYLMGEPIEVPADANIEEYCLKIKEELNRLDKEAEKYI
- the metG gene encoding methionine--tRNA ligase produces the protein MSKNFYVTTPIYYVNGDPHVGSAYTTIAADVIARYKRTMGYDAYFLTGTDEHGQKVEETAKLKGYTPQQWTDIMAPRFKEMWAKLGIEYSDFIRTTEPRHKEAVKKILKKVYEKGDIYKGEYSGKYCVSCETFVPENQIVNGNHCPDCGKELRIVKEESYFFKMSKYQDALLEHIEKHPDFILPRSRKNEVVSFIKQGLQDLSISRNTFEWGIPIEFAPGHITYVWFDALTNYLTAVGYENNPEMFDKYWNNAEVMHLLGKDIVRFHAIIWPCMLLSAGEKLPDKVVAHGWWTSEGEKMSKSKGNVVDPISEVEKYGVDAFRYCLMREVQFGNDGDYSTKSVVTRINSDLANDLGNLLNRTLGMYKKYFGGVIVSGSTRDIYDDEIENLWKEVVKEVDEQMNIAQYSKALESIWKFISRLNKYIDETAPWVLAKDEAKRDRLAVVMNHLIDGLYKSAVMVYPYMPTSAQKIWNQLGEERDIHTAKVEEIMGWNLLKEGHKLGEAEPIFPRLDLEEIEAPKKDPMQVNEDLEVENPIDITDFDKVNIQVVEILEAGKVKGADKLLKFKVSVGDHVRQILSGIAKYYPEPEKLVGKKVLAVTNLKPRKMRGEISQGMLLSTEDKNGLRLIEINSDVVNGSKAK
- the galU gene encoding UTP--glucose-1-phosphate uridylyltransferase GalU; protein product: MRKVTKAVIPAAGLGTRVLPATKAQPKEMLVIVDKPSLQYIVEELVESGIKDIIIVTGRNKNSIEDHFDFSYELENTLEKDGKDALLEKVEKISSMANICYVRQNHPKGLGHAILKAKPFVGDEPFVIALGDDIVYNPNTPVAKQLMDTYEKYGASIVGCQEVKSEDVSKYGIVKPTKNLDEKTVEMDDFIEKPSIEEAPSKLACLGRYLLTPKIFEYLEKEKPGKGGEIQLTDAILDMLKDGERVIAYEFEGKRYDIGNKFGLLKANIEFGLRNEETREELLAYLKNDLELDR
- a CDS encoding response regulator; the protein is MKNVLIVEDDAMVAMINEEYLSTFPNLNIIGRTYTEYETLKFLNENTVDLIILDVFLGDENGIEILKKIRTLGYSTDVIMITSANGSSEIKKAFSLGCIDYLIKPFDFDRLKISVDKIFARDEILNRAKIRQEAIDNIQVINIKSTPRSVLPKGLNHKTLETVTEIIDKFSYEEFGIKDICEVTEISNVTIKKYLDYLVDTKYISSFVNYGNIGRPLYLYKKIK
- a CDS encoding GHKL domain-containing protein — protein: MNKLNFKTKLILYVTLINFFTLIISYGIFINTKLNTNNKNIKNNLYEMAKLIATDNNIVTFIENKELTSDIDKKMDKYISIFRDIDIIVVADISGKKYSHLDKNQIGKNFINPVRWETLLDKNGYYSTMKGSMGVTTRWFEPILSADKKNVIGFVMVGKYDSIIKTMNSSTVTIFISLFLLALSVAFILSIFFAGGVNKSLFGLEPDEISQLHIKEKLIINNLESGLIALDDNNEIVSVNEVFLKKFSSLTPEKVLEHTIKFLGGNNIIRTEIAIDNNIYHIKILPICYNEKYFGNILLLKTRDDVDSYIKEISGIDQLVEGIRANIHEFKNRLHVILGLININKLDLAKKYILEAQELNEYDFKKYNQIKNPFLKAILLGKEAICKERKIEFIFDPESHFDFEAKNFFVEDLSTIIGNLIENSIESFIDYNVAKKFIEVKIFQNKNSFSIEVKDSGKPISENTLDKIFDYGFSTKGNNRGVGLYLIQEKTKLYNGNIKIEQNKLYKSFIIEVKYEECPNC